From Flavobacterium alkalisoli, the proteins below share one genomic window:
- a CDS encoding bifunctional 5,10-methylenetetrahydrofolate dehydrogenase/5,10-methenyltetrahydrofolate cyclohydrolase, translating into MQLLDGKKVSEDIKNEIAAEVKKMKDNGEKVPHLAAVIVGNDGASLTYVASKVKSCERVGFESTLIKLPSTISETELLKKIEELNQDDNIDGFIVQLPLPEQIDDQKVLMAIDPSKDVDGFHPENFGKMALDMTTFIPATPFGILELLERYNVQTAGKHTVVIGRSHIVGRPMSILMGRKGFPGNSTVTLTHSHTKNISQITTQADIIITALGVPNYLKAEMVKDDAVIIDVGITRVPDETNEKGYKITGDVDFANVSKKASYITPVPGGVGPMTIAMLLKNTLLAREQRALRGQ; encoded by the coding sequence ATGCAGTTATTAGACGGGAAAAAAGTTTCTGAAGACATTAAGAATGAAATTGCCGCTGAGGTAAAAAAAATGAAGGACAATGGTGAAAAAGTACCTCACCTTGCAGCGGTTATTGTTGGTAACGACGGAGCGAGCCTTACTTACGTAGCTAGTAAAGTAAAATCATGCGAGCGCGTTGGGTTTGAGTCTACACTTATTAAGCTGCCAAGCACTATTTCTGAAACTGAGCTTTTAAAGAAAATTGAAGAGCTTAATCAGGATGATAATATAGATGGATTTATAGTTCAGCTTCCTTTACCGGAACAGATTGACGACCAAAAAGTACTTATGGCTATAGATCCAAGTAAGGATGTGGATGGTTTCCACCCTGAGAACTTTGGTAAAATGGCTTTGGATATGACTACTTTTATTCCGGCTACTCCATTTGGTATTCTTGAGCTTTTAGAGCGTTATAATGTGCAAACTGCAGGTAAGCACACTGTAGTTATAGGCCGTAGTCACATTGTGGGAAGGCCAATGAGTATTCTTATGGGACGTAAAGGTTTTCCTGGTAACTCTACAGTAACACTAACACACAGTCATACTAAAAACATCAGCCAGATTACTACACAGGCAGATATTATTATAACGGCTTTAGGTGTGCCTAACTACCTTAAAGCAGAGATGGTAAAAGATGATGCGGTTATTATTGACGTGGGTATTACACGTGTACCGGATGAAACTAACGAAAAAGGTTATAAGATTACAGGTGACGTAGACTTTGCTAATGTTAGCAAAAAAGCATCTTACATTACTCCGGTTCCTGGTGGTGTGGGGCCTATGACAATTGCAATGCTTCTTAAAAACACATTACTTGCCAGAGAGCAAAGAGCTTTAAGAGGTCAATAA